The following are from one region of the Simiduia agarivorans SA1 = DSM 21679 genome:
- a CDS encoding DUF3581 domain-containing protein: MWLHDFYQQNGQQFSFTREQASRFAKQVADDFNPIHDVDAKRFCVPGDLLFALSLSRAGIRQEMDFSFADMVTDGVPLHFAGEGDSLRLVDESDKTFMSLAASGAANTDAALVEQLTRAYVAFSGHTFPHILVPLWREQNVMINPARPMVIYQSMHLSFNTLALESLSLDAAGASMTVDGKRGQVVVRFAFKDGDKVVGKGEKKLVLSGLREFDEDAVAGVVEYYDERKARLK; the protein is encoded by the coding sequence ATGTGGCTTCATGACTTTTATCAGCAAAATGGTCAGCAATTCAGCTTTACCCGCGAGCAGGCGAGCCGGTTTGCCAAGCAGGTGGCGGATGACTTCAACCCGATTCACGATGTGGATGCCAAGCGCTTCTGCGTGCCCGGGGATCTGCTGTTTGCCCTGAGCCTGAGCCGGGCGGGTATCCGCCAGGAGATGGACTTCAGCTTTGCCGACATGGTGACCGATGGTGTGCCGCTGCATTTTGCCGGTGAGGGCGATAGCCTGCGTCTGGTGGATGAGTCCGATAAAACCTTTATGTCACTGGCAGCCTCCGGCGCCGCCAATACCGACGCCGCCCTGGTTGAGCAGCTGACGCGCGCCTATGTGGCGTTTTCCGGTCACACCTTCCCGCACATTCTGGTGCCGCTCTGGCGCGAGCAGAATGTGATGATCAACCCGGCCCGGCCGATGGTGATTTACCAGTCCATGCACTTATCCTTCAATACCCTGGCGCTGGAAAGTCTGTCGCTGGACGCGGCGGGTGCGAGCATGACCGTCGACGGCAAGCGTGGCCAGGTGGTGGTGCGTTTCGCGTTTAAGGATGGCGACAAGGTTGTGGGTAAGGGCGAGAAAAAGCTGGTGCTGAGCGGCCTGCGTGAATTTGATGAAGACGCGGTGGCCGGTGTGGTTGAGTATTACGACGAGCGCAAAGCGCGTTTGAAATGA
- a CDS encoding DUF4184 family protein — protein MPFTPFHMGAALIIKPVLNRHFSVIAFGLAQIGMDIEPAYAMLTGNPVLHGPSHTVPGALAIATMVSLLILILPALVNPLLNLFNKEVTHYRLGWLAEPGPVSRTAIITGAFLGTLTHITLDGMMHLDMHPFAPFTQANPLLHLLSHDNIYLLCTVLGITGGSLWLVLKWRNRSRH, from the coding sequence ATGCCCTTCACCCCCTTTCACATGGGCGCCGCGCTTATCATCAAGCCCGTACTCAATCGCCACTTCAGCGTGATCGCCTTTGGCCTTGCGCAGATCGGCATGGACATAGAGCCCGCCTATGCCATGCTCACCGGCAACCCGGTGTTACACGGGCCGTCACATACAGTGCCGGGGGCGCTGGCCATTGCGACAATGGTATCGCTGTTGATTCTGATACTGCCTGCGCTGGTTAATCCGCTGCTTAACCTGTTCAACAAAGAGGTCACCCACTACCGTCTGGGCTGGCTGGCGGAACCCGGCCCGGTTTCGCGCACAGCCATTATCACCGGCGCCTTTCTCGGCACCCTCACCCACATTACGCTCGATGGCATGATGCATCTGGACATGCACCCGTTCGCGCCCTTCACCCAGGCCAACCCATTGCTGCACCTGTTAAGCCACGACAATATCTACCTGCTTTGCACGGTGCTCGGCATAACCGGCGGATCGCTCTGGCTGGTGTTAAAATGGCGCAACCGTTCACGCCACTGA
- a CDS encoding gamma-glutamylcyclotransferase family protein, whose product MQTPELFTLAVYGSLRQGFHNHHLLAHCEYLGTFNSANRYTMVDLGSFPGLFHGNCSTIVVEIYRVDEDTLAKLDILEGHPEHYQRHPQTIEGFGEAWLYLMPEGYLDTTKVPQVSGGDWRAYRNA is encoded by the coding sequence ATGCAAACGCCAGAACTTTTCACTCTTGCCGTTTACGGCTCGCTACGCCAGGGCTTCCACAACCACCACCTACTGGCACACTGCGAGTACCTCGGCACCTTCAACTCCGCCAATCGCTATACCATGGTGGACTTGGGCAGCTTCCCCGGGTTATTCCATGGCAACTGCAGCACCATCGTGGTTGAAATTTACCGCGTGGATGAAGACACGCTGGCAAAGCTGGACATACTCGAAGGCCACCCGGAACACTACCAACGCCACCCGCAAACCATCGAAGGCTTTGGCGAAGCTTGGCTCTACCTCATGCCCGAGGGCTATTTGGATACAACCAAAGTGCCACAGGTGAGTGGCGGCGATTGGCGGGCATACCGCAACGCTTAA
- a CDS encoding efflux RND transporter periplasmic adaptor subunit, translating to MHKTLKGVMIGGALALGVAALLIGTKMAQFGAMGEAMAQMVMPPTPVNSYTAEQMEWQPRLSAVGSVAPVQGTEVTAEIEGTIREILFTPGAQVQAGTPLVQLDDSLEQASLREAEAAAELAQLALRRAGELARTKSISQLELDNANSNVRQTQARLDYVRALIAKKRISAPFAGQLGIKQVSVGQFINKGQAVVSLQALAQVYVEFSIPQRQLAQVNPGLIVQVVSDAHPDQLFEGKVLAVSPAVDTSTRNLRVQALLDNNDGKLRPGMYVSVSLQLARTEPVLFIPISAVLHSAYGDAVLVIEAGEGDSLITRQAAVRLGLQQGDFVQVLEGLNAGDEIVSTGSFKLAPGMPVVIDNTLAPTFSLDPRPNNS from the coding sequence ATGCACAAGACGCTCAAAGGAGTGATGATCGGTGGCGCATTGGCGCTGGGGGTTGCAGCGCTGTTGATCGGGACCAAGATGGCCCAGTTCGGCGCTATGGGCGAAGCAATGGCACAAATGGTGATGCCACCGACGCCGGTTAACAGTTACACCGCTGAGCAAATGGAATGGCAGCCGCGCTTATCGGCGGTGGGTTCCGTGGCACCGGTGCAGGGTACCGAAGTCACTGCCGAAATTGAGGGTACCATCCGCGAGATTCTGTTCACTCCCGGCGCGCAGGTGCAGGCTGGCACTCCGCTGGTACAACTGGACGACAGTCTGGAACAAGCCTCGCTACGGGAGGCCGAAGCGGCGGCCGAGCTGGCACAACTGGCGCTGCGGCGCGCGGGCGAGCTTGCCAGAACCAAAAGCATTTCCCAACTGGAACTGGATAACGCCAACAGCAATGTGCGCCAAACCCAGGCCCGGCTCGATTACGTGCGCGCACTTATTGCCAAAAAACGCATCAGCGCACCCTTTGCCGGCCAGCTCGGCATTAAACAAGTGAGCGTGGGCCAATTCATCAACAAAGGCCAGGCAGTGGTATCGCTGCAGGCGCTGGCGCAAGTGTACGTGGAATTTTCCATTCCACAACGCCAGTTGGCACAGGTAAACCCGGGCCTGATTGTGCAGGTGGTCAGCGATGCACACCCCGACCAGTTATTTGAAGGCAAGGTACTGGCGGTAAGCCCGGCAGTCGATACCAGTACCCGCAACCTGCGCGTACAAGCCTTGCTGGACAATAACGATGGCAAGCTGCGGCCGGGTATGTATGTGAGCGTGAGTCTGCAATTGGCGCGCACGGAACCGGTGTTGTTTATTCCCATCTCGGCGGTATTGCACAGTGCCTATGGCGACGCCGTATTGGTGATTGAGGCTGGAGAAGGCGACAGCCTCATTACCCGTCAGGCGGCCGTGCGCCTGGGACTGCAGCAAGGCGATTTTGTACAGGTACTGGAAGGCCTGAACGCCGGTGATGAAATTGTCTCTACCGGTAGCTTCAAATTGGCCCCGGGTATGCCGGTGGTGATTGACAATACGCTGGCGCCAACCTTTTCACTTGATCCTCGCCCCAACAACAGCTGA